In Monodelphis domestica isolate mMonDom1 chromosome 1, mMonDom1.pri, whole genome shotgun sequence, the sequence tgaactggttccatttctcggttgggcTTCCAATAAGTGGTCCCTTGGCAGTCAGCTTGTCatccagacaggactggaatgtttgcagatagAGTGGATCTCTGAGACAACTCACGTTGCAAAATgcatgaactgtctgggcgcgttttggatggtgaggcgcaatgagtatttgaagagtcactctaaccaatcggtggtctgtccagcattcagctcctctcatagctctggtgatctgtacatcctggatgtctcgccggtgtacaatgatgtagtcaatgagagccactgttttgattgtggatgcatccacattgttttatatttgttcgccattctgaacacagtgttcgtgatggtgagttcaaactctgagcatttgctaagtagcagtaggccgttgttgttcattttgcccatgctgtgtttgcctagcactcctttccatctttcatggtcctggccaacgcgggcgttgaagtctcccagtagtatcagcttgtcattggtgggcactgagtgcaagacggcactcaggtcagagtagaactgctcgatggtctcctctgtgctggtcagtgttggggcatatgcgttaatgattgtggcataccggtctttgcagagaggcaaacggatcttcatgagcctctcgctgatgcccacaggcaagtctggcagctgtttaagcaagttggtcttgatggccaggccaacatgGTGGATTTTGTCTTCACTTgtagctctacctttccagaagaaggtgtatccagtggtgggttcactgagtgatccctcttctggtaagtgtgtttcgcttaaggctgcaatATAGGGGTATACAGATCCAACAATTAGATAGGTTGGTCCAATGGACTATCTCCTCTATCATGGGTGGTTCAGATGTTGGGGAAGGGTACAAGTAGATTTCAGGACAATGGATAGGACCCATAAACTCAACCTCTGAGAGGCCTTAAAAGAGCAGAATATTAGAGGTAGAAAATCAGTTTGACACACccaaattcatttaattattcattCAACACTGTAGTATTTGTTATAGTGGAAAGTTCACTGGCATCAGTCAGAATGCCCTATTAACCATCTATATAACTTGGGCGCTTAAAACTAGGAATTTTTTTACCTGAACCAAAAATGCCAGGGGAGGGTGCTTATAGTAGGATACACAGATGTACAAAGGACAATCCAACAGCATTGGGTCAGTGGCAACAAAGTCTGAGTATGGACAGGAGTAGTGGAGAGGGCTTGGGGAAGGGCAGGCAGACTTTGACAGGGAAGTATATTGTGACTACACCTTTGTAGGACAGAATTAGTTGGTCTATGTGGCTGACTAGTAGAGACTGCAAGACAAGATACAAAGGAGGTGGTAATTATAAGGAGGAAGCATGACATCATAGGGAGCAAGTAAACCTTTCTAGGATATTTGTACCTTGGAATACTCATTAGAATACTAAACTCGAAGGCAGGAAACCCTGAGTTTAGATCCAGACTCCTTCATGTACTGgaagtgtgaccctaggcaagtcacttaacctctgactcaATCTCtttgttaaatggagataataatagcacttaacctcataaggttgttgttagaaccaaatgagatatcaTATAATggtttgtaaattttaaaatgctatataaattctagctattattatttgctCTGGGTAGTTATGTCTCTGAAATTTGGGAGAGCAATAGCCCCAaggctttattttatttctttgttacaaaggaaaccaaagggaGTCCTCCAGAATATGAAAGGAATGGACCAAATGAGCCCTACTCTTGCAGGtctatgaatttatttatttatttatttatttattttgatgatTCAAATAGCAACTGATAGCTATTTccgaaatttttatttttaataaaaaagtgaTCTAGTTCACATTATTCATTGTTAGctaaattgtttaaaaaactaAGTCTTTTAGTTATAATAGTAGAGGCTATAAGAAATTAACATGCTCCTGTACAAAACAAAATTGATGCACACAatggatttaaataaaaattgacaCACTCAAGGGATCTCTGAAATTCTGCCAACTTTCAGCCCAATGAAAAGTAAAACCATAAAGTTATTATGCATAAACAATTCAAAACTAGAGTTTATAATGAAAATGTCAACAAGTCATAACTACTACATCAGTGTTGATAAGTTTCCACTATACTTTCAACTAGGCATAGCAAATGTGCAACACTTGACAGACTGTTTATAAAATTAAAGCTTTCAAAGCtataaataaagaatatataaataacagCATATTGTTTGTAAACCAATgggattgttaaaaaaaaaaaggaataaagacatGAACTAAACAATTACCTGATAATATCTCAATAAGCTACTTTCCACTAAGTATAAAGCTATGGTTTTATAATTTTACATTGCtgtaaaaagtattttcattCCATATTTATAACAAGTATGCAATCCTCAAATCTTCAAGAGATCCCTCCATGAAGTCAGCTTATCATATTTTCAGCAGCCTTTAGTGCTTCTGTGGCCTTTCAAAGTTCTTTAATAACAGAGGATAAGGCCTCTGGGTTTATTCCTTGCTCACACAGACGTACACAAATAGAGAGTGTTTCCATATCCAAGCCAGTATTCAATATTCTTGAGATCTCAAGCAGAACGTCCATGATCTCTCTCACAGCATTCAGGTTGGCTGCTGATGTCTCCGCGGCAGCAGCACTGGTATTACTCCCTGCCATTGCGACTGCCCGCCAAGGCGGGGGGAAAGTGGGAGAGTGGGTCtatgaatttatatttctaaCCCTGATATAATGTGAGAgtaagggggagagggggaaaggagagagaaaacgtTATAGAAACAAGGTAACCTAATTGTTGCCTTCCTTCCCTTTACAGACTAGCTGGGAGGCGAGATAATTAAATTCCCATGAatgaaacaataacaaaacaagcTAATATACATCACCAACCAATTAAttgtctaattttctttttttctttttaatttaggaACCTAGAAGGTAGAGTGGATAGGATGCTACAGTTAAGAAAATTCCTTTGAAATCAGATTCAGACTGCATGACTCTGGGTACATTACTTAAtctttctcaacctcagtttcctcatctgcagaatgggTATGATAAAAGCTTCTATCTCAAAGAATTGTGATAAGGATCAAACAATAATAACATatgtgtactttgcaaaccttaaaagccTATGCACATGCTTGCTAGCTATTGAATCTGAAACTTGAATACCAATCCaggtaaaatgaagaattttttttttttgtagccaaGAACAATAAGGAGGAGGGGCAGGGTGAACCATCTGGGTTTTTACTGTGTTCTTTTATTGATCTTATAGTTCAGTCTGGAGATAAGTAAAACATAACAAAGCAAAACATATAAGACTGTTAAAAGGAATTTAagtgttaaataatatgatacagaCCAATGGTGTCACACTCAAATAAAAAGAGGGTCACTAAATCATAAATAAGGATCCTATACAGTAGCACATTAacctagaaaaccacatattaacaatATCTATGCTCCATTGtatattttgttgcttttgttaaatttttcccaattacaagtGGTTTGGGCCACACTGGGACTGTTGTTAGGAGCCAGAAGACCCAGGTaccatgtttgacacctctgttaTAGACAATTAGAAGCAAGATAGATATGGGGCTACAGTGGGAAAAGTTAGGGAGCTAGTCAACTCAGCAGGTTACTCAATCCCATAAAATGTTGTATTTTAATATCTCCCTCTAAGGGCAGAATAGCTTTTGTCTTTTGCTTCTCAAAAGTGTAAGGGATGagaaaaatgtttgtttgtttttttataaaaggttggactggattatttaagaatagggtcaccagaaatttaattcattccaaagaaattcatttaacaatttatttacaaaatagaaaaagagtgaagtaagaaaatcagagagaggatagggtaagatatctag encodes:
- the LOC100033365 gene encoding mitotic-spindle organizing protein 1-like, producing MAGSNTSAAAAETSAANLNAVREIMDVLLEISRILNTGLDMETLSICVRLCEQGINPEALSSVIKEL